One genomic window of Fusarium fujikuroi IMI 58289 draft genome, chromosome FFUJ_chr01 includes the following:
- a CDS encoding related to 65 kDa virulence protein encodes MFHHFPQQTGDSENLVHSIAMQYDESTHSAINQPGIAGGVFQDLDRNGHVDYVLRDSQGVLQGYFERGDTDTWSSFSTFPETPNGDTWLDTLELDLTGDGLADTLCIADDSQGLAWQRPLIAKTTEVQTYVADMMGSGLSDLVEISSGSIRYWPNLGYGSFGAVVEMGNCPLLSEDSKFGHARVRLIDVDGSAGNRWSDKISISRLPAGLSPGSVFTLDILGKGTACLCWTDVSTGRNRVKYLDLTGDLKPHLLQSYSNGMGAKTRITYAPSTKFYVQDRNNGLPWSTKLTNPTSH; translated from the exons ATGTTCCATCACTTCCCTCAACAGACTGGCGATTCGGAGAACTTGGTTCACTCCATAGCGATGCAGTATGATGAGTCCACACACTCAGCTATCAAC CAGCCCGGTATCGCAGGCGGTGTctttcaagatcttgaccgGAACGGGCATGTGGACTATGTTCTACGAGATAGCCAGGGTGTCCTTCAAGGATATTTTGAGCGAGGAGATACAGACACTTGGAGCAGCTTTTCGACCTTCCCAGAAACCCCAAATGGAGATACATGGCTGGACACATTGGAGCTTGACTTGACCGGTGATGGTCTTGCTGATACTCTATGTATAGCCGATGACTCGCAAGGGCTTGCGTGGCA GAGACCACTGATCGCTAAGACGACTGAGGTTCAGACCTATGTTGCCGATATGATGGGCAGTGGACTGTCAGATCTTGTTGAAATTTCTTCAGGGTCAATAAGATACTGGCCAAACCTTGGCTACGGGAGTtttggtgctgttgttgagatgggTAACTGTCCACTCCTGTCCGAAGATTCGAAGTTTGGTCATGCCCGGGTTCGGCTCATCGATGTGGATGGCAGTG CCGGAAATCGTTGGAGTGATAAGATCTCGATCTCGAGACTTCCAGCAGGATTGAGCCCTGGATCTGTTTTCACACTCGATATCCTTGGAAAAGGAACTGCATGCCTTTGCTGGACAGATGTTTCTACTGGGAGGAACAGAGTCAAGTATCTTGATCTTACGGGAGACCTGAAGCCCCACCTATTGCAGAGCTACAGCAATGGCATGGGAGCCAAGACACGAATTACCTACGCTCCGTCTACCAAGTTCTATGTCCAAGATAGAAACAATGGTCTACCGTGGTCGACCAAGCTGACAAACCCAACATCTCACTGA
- a CDS encoding related to pyruvate decarboxylase: protein MDLAEYLFKRLYEAGARAVHGVPGDYNLTALDYLEPAGLAWIGNCNELNAGCAADGYGRIKGIGALITTFGVGELSAINAIAGAYAERSPLVHIVGTPARGLQQRGARLHHSLCNGIPDDYSIFADMCSKITQLQENLMDVSTAPAQIDRAIIACVRHKRPVYIQLPADMVDAKVPSALLSTPLDFKLEANDDQMERAAADAIVEKIHQSKQPFILVDAGASRYSIAAEVNHLVKATGFPTATTPFGKGAVDETLKNFHGVYGTVGDHVFVDCVKDCDLVLYIGPFENNVNTYYFKTIPEASKTIRFEEDSVHIGSANGEHKRWALHPGGLLRRVLAQLDSGALRQYVEYPKQLPDLPAHLLSLPPVQKTDHLLQDTFWKRISEFFEPGDIVMTETGTPSTGGRDFVLPRQTTLVNSGVWLSIGYMLGASQGVALAQRDLVAEDSSRRGRTILFEGDGSFQMTAQELSTIIHKRLDMIIFLINNDGYTIERLVHGKDAAYNDIAPWRYLEAPSCFGAPNDGSYKTMTARASNWGELIEIISKDDFKYGSGLRMIEVMMERMDAPVILKRFLESYSASAS from the coding sequence ATGGATCTCGCCGAATACCTCTTCAAGCGCCTGTACGAGGCGGGCGCCCGGGCTGTCCATGGAGTTCCTGGAGATTACAACTTGACTGCCCTCGACTATCTCGAGCCAGCGGGCCTTGCTTGGATCGGGAACTGCAACGAGCTCAACGCTGGCTGCGCAGCTGATGGCTACGGCCGGATCAAGGGGATCGGCGCGCTTATTACAACCTTTGGTGTGGGCGAATTGTCCGCCATCAACGCTATTGCGGGCGCTTATGCTGAGAGGAGCCCCCTTGTGCACATTGTGGGAACGCCGGCACGAGGCCTTCAGCAACGAGGAGCGAGATTGCATCACTCTCTCTGCAATGGCATCCCAGACGACTATTCCATCTTTGCCGACATGTGTTCCAAGATAACTCAGCTTCAGGAGAACTTGATGGACGTGTCAACCGCGCCAGCCCAGATTGACAGGGCGATCATTGCCTGTGTAAGACACAAGCGGCCCGTCTACATCCAGCTCCCGGCCGACATGGTCGACGCCAAAGTCCCATCGGCTCTATTGTCAACACCTCTTGACTTTAAATTGGAGGCCAATGACGACCAGATGGAGCGGGCTGCCGCTGACGccattgttgagaagattcaCCAATCCAAACAACCGTTCATCCTTGTAGATGCTGGAGCTTCTCGCTACAGCATAGCGGCAGAGGTCAACCATCTTGTCAAGGCAACGGGCTTCCCCACGGCCACAACCCCGTTCGGGAAGGGCGCCGTCGATGAGACACTGAAAAACTTTCACGGAGTCTACGGTACTGTCGGCGACCATGTCTTTGTCGACTGTGTCAAGGATTGCGATCTAGTTCTCTACATTGGCCCATTTGAGAACAACGTCAATACCTACTACTTCAAGACTATCCCAGAGGCTTCCAAGACGATCAGGTTTGAGGAAGACTCGGTTCATATTGGCAGTGCCAACGGTGAACACAAGCGATGGGCTCTACATCCAGGAGGACTTCTTCGGCGAGTCCTGGCCCAACTTGACAGCGGAGCGCTACGTCAATATGTCGAATATCCCAAGCAGCTACCTGACCTCCCGGCACATCTCTTGAGTTTGCCGCCAGTTCAGAAGACTGATCATCTGCTTCAGGACACTTTTTGGAAGCGAATCTCTGAGTTCTTTGAGCCGGGAGACATTGTCATGACCGAGACTGGCACCCCAAGTACAGGCGGCCGCGACTTTGTCCTGCCCCGGCAAACGACTTTGGTCAACTCGGGCGTATGGCTATCGATTGGCTACATGCTTGGAGCCTCGCAAGGAGTTGCCCTCGCTCAGAGGGACCTGGTAGCCGAAGACAGTTCTCGCCGAGGTCGGACGATTCTTTTTGAGGGTGACGGGAGTTTCCAAATGACGGCCCAGGAGCTCAGCACCATTATTCACAAGCGGCTTGACATGATaatcttcctcatcaataATGATGGCTATACTATTGAAAGGCTGGTCCACGGTAAGGATGCGGCTTATAATGATATCGCGCCGTGGAGATACCTAGAAGCCCCAAGTTGCTTTGGGGCACCGAATGATGGCTCGTACAAGACAATGACGGCAAGGGCATCAAACTGGGGGGAGCTTATAGAAATCATCTCCAAAGACGACTTCAAGTACGGCTCAGGACTCCGCATGATTGAGGTTATGATGGAACGGATGGATGCACCGGTCATCTTGAAGCGCTTCCTGGAGAGCTACTCTGCTTCGGCCAGTTAG
- a CDS encoding probable aspartate aminotransferase, cytoplasmic (reviewed:yes 1), which yields MPNNDCQQAPVDLVAYNASLSDEPLRKRILHQELDPTRHEYISIAGGEGFLDAARDFAFGFGDKTDQQDVARVTSVQAISGTGANHLGALLIARRFKPNNVWLPDPTWGNHYTIWDFAGVRCRPYPYYSNTTQSPDLKGMLDTLSSQASRGDAIALHSCAHNPTGTDPSHEQWERIAQVCQQLGLVVLFDSAYQGFATGDVDANAWAVRHSFHKKPSLSICVAQSFSKNFGLYGQRVGACHVALAHGNSSESPSVFKQPTHFIRAEYSMAPRWGSGVVKRILQSSELRQEWYHDLISMSSRIRLMREALYRKLVELQTPGSWDRLLSQNGMFSYTGLSPEQVLAMREKHHVYILQSGQISLSGLLCGTEAY from the exons ATGCCAAATAACGACTGTCAACAAGCGCCAGTGGACTTGGTCGCATACAACGCCTCCCTCAGCGACGAGCCCCTTCGAA AGCGCATCCTTCACCAAGAACTGGATCCGACTCGCCACGAGTACATATCCATCGCTGGCGGCGAGGGGTTTCTCGATGCTGCAAGGGACTTTGCGTTTGGATTTGGCGATAAGACGGACCAACAGGATGTTGCTCGGGTGACTTCAGTCCAAGCAATCTCTGGAACTGGTGCCAATCACCTGGGAGCCTTGCTCATCGCCAGAAGATTCAAGCCAAACAACGTGTGGCTACCTGATCCTACATGGGGCAATCACTATACAATATGGGACTTTGCCGGTGTTAGATGTAGGCCTTACCCCTATTATAGCAATACTACGCAGTCTCCGGACCTTAAGGGCATGCTCGATACTCTGTCAAGCCAAGCTTCAAGGGGTGATGCAATTGCCCTACACTCCTGCGCCCACAACCCGACAGGGACCGACCCATCCCATGAACAATGGGAGAGAATCGCCCAAGTTTGCCAACAGCTTGGACTTGTTGTCCTGTTCGACTCAGCTTATCAAGGCTTTGCGACAGGAGACGTCGACGCAAATGCTTGGGCAGTTCGTCACTCCTTCCATAAAAAGCCGTCTCTCAGTATCTGCGTCGCGCAGTCCTTTTCGAAAAACTTTGGTCTTTACGGTCAACGAGTGGGTGCCTGTCATGTAGCATTAGCACATGGCAACAGCAGCGAGAGTCCAAGTGTGTTCAAGCAGCCAACTCATTTCATCCGTGCTGAGTATTCGATGGCTCCGCGATGGGGAAGCGGTGTTGTTAAACGAATTCTGCAAAGTTCAGAGCTGCGTCAGGAGTGGTATCACGACCTGATTTCGATGAGCAGTCGTATAAGATTAATGAGGGAGGCGCTCTATCGCAAGCTAGTCGAACTTCAAACCCCAGGATCTTGGGATCGCTTGCTATCTCAG AACGGAATGTTTTCGTACACTGGCTTGAGTCCCGAACAGGTATTGGCAATGCGTGAGAAGCACCATGTTTATATACTACAGTCTGGTCAAATATCTCTATCTGGCT TGTTATGCGGGACAGAAGCTTATTAG
- a CDS encoding related to 65 kDa virulence protein translates to MERLDIAIIGAGWYGLAMGKTYLEASPDANMVIFDGAASIGGTWAKERLYPGLKTNNLLGKYEFSDFPMTPERFDAASLMMRHDAPHATGINGWSRSFLYEGKSLLSDDPSVKSKRLSTTSIGNKPEGRYGYAGYAVLAGCMTSIPKFSELHWNMEDMLGYSSTQNIRSGVAERTYYKYDRSGNRVRKVTESAAKIGEDPRNLKDTLFLESIELQTQIDGPDNWIANVIGIEVLAMIETSNHRLQPLVRFQTGTDMELDGEGLVVSYEEYSTFGNALYSFMYGQVEAPRKYRFAGYEHDRETGLYHCGLRYYCLWIACWTSPDPLGEIDGPNLYEYCKSDPINFVVDTGMSKILKSAWGYCRNHLSLAQIASFQYRSRKSPQEKKETSNRDSEQVRLFSHFYNSGYRTAQQNMKSAAKKKEDRGDQHHVYPQSYRHLHLAADIDPDAFTIRMVRSLHQVIGTAHDRLWSPYYAKVLGLEEKIKNKANLRQFEADLRDPDSDHAKKLTEIFQKDPEH, encoded by the exons ATGGAGCGACTAGATATTGCAATCATTGGAGCAG GATGGTATGGTCTTGCCATGGGAAAGACATACTTGGAAGCCAGTCCAGATGCTAACATGGTAATCTTCGATGGGGCAGCATCCATTGGAGGAACTTGGGCAAAAGAGAGACTCTATCCGGGCCTCAAAACAAACAATCTTCTCGGGAAGTACGAGTTCTCAGATTTTCCCATGACCCCTGAGCGGTTTGACGCGGCATCACTCATG ATGAGGCATGATGCTCCACATGCAACAGGGATTAATGGCTGGAGTAGAAGCTTCCTCTATGAAGGAAAGAGTCTGCTCAGCGATGATCCCAGTGTCAAAAGCAAGCGTCtaagcaccaccagcatTGGGAACAAGCCTGAGGGTCGGTATGGCTATGCTGGGTATGCTGTTCTTGCAGGGTGTATGACGTCGATACCCAAGTTCTCGGAGCTCCATTGGAATATGGAAGACATGCTCGGCTATTCATCGACACAGAATATTCGTTCTGGAGTTGCTGAAAGGACATACTATAAGTATGATCGATCTGGTAATCGAGTACGCAAGGTCACTGAGTCTGCGGCTAAAATTGGTGAAGATCCACGGAATCTGAAGGACACGCTATTCCTTGAAAGCATCGAGCTACAAACTCAAATTGATGGGCCTGACAATTGGATTGCAAATGTCATTGGAATTGAGGTCCTAGCTATGATTGAAACCAGTAATCATCGGCTCCAGCCTCTGGTGCGATTCCAGACAGGAACAGATATGGAACTTGATGGTGAAGGTCTGGTTGTATCATATGAAGAATACTCAACTTTCGGCAATGCGTTATACTCCTTCATGTACGGCCAGGTGGAGGCTCCCAGAAAATATCGATTCGCAGGATACGAACACGATCGCGAGACCGGACTATACCATTGCGGCCTGAGATACTATTGCCTATGGATCGCTTGCTGGACATCGCCCGATCCTCTTGGTGAAATCGATGGTCCAAACCTTTATGAATACTGCAAGAGTGATCCTATCAACTTCGTTGTCGATACAGGGATGTCGAAAATATTGAAAAGTGCTTGGGGCTATTGCCGTAATCACTTAAGCCTTGCACAGATAGCCTCTTTCCAGTATCGAAGCCGCAAAAGTCCccaggaaaagaaagagaccTCAAATCGTGATTCTGAACAAGTACGTTTGTTTTCTCACTTCTACAACTCTGGGTATAGAACAGCGCAGCAAAATATGAAATCTGCggcaaagaaaaaagaggacAGGGGAGACCAGCACCATGTATACCCGCAGTCCTATCGACATTTACACCTAGCAGCCGATATCGATCCTGATGCCTTTACGATCCGTATGGTGAGGAGCCTTCACCAAGTAATTGGGACAGCTCATGATCGCTTGTGGTCGCCGTACTACGCCAAGGTACTGGGTTTGGAGGAGAAAATTAAAAACAAAGCAAATTTACGTCAGTTCGAGGCAGATCTCAGAGACCCAGACTCAGACCACGCCAAGAAACTCACTGAGATATTCCAGAAGGATCCAGAGCATTAG